The following proteins are encoded in a genomic region of Gossypium hirsutum isolate 1008001.06 chromosome D05, Gossypium_hirsutum_v2.1, whole genome shotgun sequence:
- the LOC107906984 gene encoding clathrin interactor EPSIN 1 isoform X1, translating into MDFMKVFDQTVREIKREVNLKVLKVPEIEQKVLDATDNEPWGPHGTALAEIAQATKKFSEFQMVMNVLWTRLGETGKDWRYVYKALTVIEYLISHGSERAVDDIIEHTFQISSLTSFEYVEPSGKDMGINVRKKAETIVGLLSNKEKIQEARNKAAANRDKYVGLSSTCITYKSSASSYRSGGFNGGGDKYGGISSRRESDSYRDSYKESDPYGEEKFDTDTYVKSHRGTACEIQGNSSKESRHHGSKDSKKKFSSELNDSNKYSQSTSTPSNNFDDDFDDFDPRGTSSSKLAAGSSNQVDPFVPNLIDDLFDGPAPVPMEKSAVSTDSTDVDLFADATFVSAPTKVTHESSPQAQQQVDLFASQPAITPAASPTVDIFAAGDPVVQPHIKGQVDLFASQPAITPAASPTVDLFSTTDPVVQPAMAANVEPVNASIVDPFAAVPLNNFDGSDIFGSKQNPMNDGNLNKMSTKSSQDSKAPQKKDAFQVKSGIWADSLNRGIIDLNISAPKKVSLADVGIVCGLSDVDERVKGPPTSFYMGRAMGTGSGLGKTGFASTPSTDEDGLFSSLGNHQQYQFGSFKK; encoded by the exons ATGGATTTCATGAAGGTCTTTGATCAGACGGTTCGCGAAAT AAAGAGGGAGGTTAATCTAAAGGTATTGAAGGTTCCGGAGATCGAGCAGAAG GTACTGGATGCTACAGATAATGAACCATGGGGTCCTCATGGGACTGCATTGGCAGAAATAGCACAGGCCACAAAGAAATT CTCTGAATTCCAGATGGTTATGAATGTGCTCTGGACAAGATTGGGTGAGACTGGAAAAGACTGGCGTTATGTTTACAAG GCattgactgttattgaatatCTGATTTCTCACGGATCTGAACGTGCAGTTGATGACATAATAGAACACACTTTCCAGATCTCT TCCCTCACAAGTTTTGAATATGTTGAGCCGAGTGGGAAAGATATGGGAATCAATGTCCGAAAGAAAGCAGAAACTATAGTGGGCCTTTTGAGtaataaagaaaaaatacaaGAAGCTAGGAACAAAGCAGCTGCAAACCGCGACAA GTACGTTGGCCTGTCATCTACTTGCATAACTTATAAGTCCAGTGCATCCTCATACAGAAGTGGTGGCTTCAATGGTGGTGGGGATAAGTATGGAGGCATAAGTAGCAGAAGAGAAAGTGACAGCTATAGAGACAGTTATAAAGAAAGCGATCCATATGGGGAAGAAAAGTTTGATACAGATACCTACGTCAAATCGCATCGAGGGACTGCATGTGAGATCCAAGGGAATTCCTCTAAGGAGTCTAGGCATCATGGCAG CAAGGATTCAAAGAAAAAATTCTCTTCAGAGTTGAATGATTCCAATAAATATAGCCAAAGCACCAGCACCCCTTCAAATAATTTTGATGATGACTTTGATGATTTTGATCCCCGGGGAACGTCCAGTTCCA AACTAGCAGCTGGAAGTTCTAATCAAGTGGACCCGTTCGTACCAAATTTGATTGATGACCTCTTTGACGGACCAGCACCAGTCCCTATGGAAAAATCTGCCGTGAGTACTGATTCAACAGATGTTGATCTATTTGCTGATGCAACTTTTGTGTCAGCACCGACCAAGGTGACTCATGAATCAAGTCCTCAGGCACAG CAACAAGTTGATCTATTTGCTTCCCAGCCTGCCATTACTCCTGCAGCCTCTCCAACTGTTGACATATTTGCTGCCGGTGATCCAGTTGTGCAACCACACATAAAG GGACAGGTTGATTTATTCGCTTCTCAGCCTGCCATTACTCCTGCAGCATCTCCAACTGTTGACCTCTTTTCCACCACTGATCCAGTTGTGCAACCAGCCATGGCAGCAAACGTTGAGCCAGTAAATGCTAGCATTGTTGATCCATTTGCTGCTGTTCCGCTGAACAATTTTGATGGGTCTGACATTTTTGGTTCAAAACAAAACCCCATGAATGATGGAAACCTTAATAAAATGAGTACAAAGTCATCACAAGACTCTAAAGCTCCTCAAAAGAAGGATGCTTTTCAGGTGAAGTCTGGAATTTGGGCTGATTCACTGAACCGTGGAATAATTGATCTTAACATATCTGCTC CCAAGAAGGTTTCACTGGCAGATGTTGGAATAGTCTGCGGATTAAGTGATGTGGATGAAAGAGTGAAAGGGCCTCCAACTTCATTTTATATGGGGAGAGCAATGGGAACTGGCTCTGGTCTTGGTAAAACTGGGTTCGCATCTACACCATCAACTGATGAAGATGGTCTATTCTCAAGCCTTGGCAACCACCAACAGTATCAATTCGGTAGCTTTAAAAAGTAA
- the LOC107906984 gene encoding clathrin interactor EPSIN 1 isoform X2: MDFMKVFDQTVREIKREVNLKVLKVPEIEQKVLDATDNEPWGPHGTALAEIAQATKKFSEFQMVMNVLWTRLGETGKDWRYVYKALTVIEYLISHGSERAVDDIIEHTFQISSLTSFEYVEPSGKDMGINVRKKAETIVGLLSNKEKIQEARNKAAANRDKSGGFNGGGDKYGGISSRRESDSYRDSYKESDPYGEEKFDTDTYVKSHRGTACEIQGNSSKESRHHGSKDSKKKFSSELNDSNKYSQSTSTPSNNFDDDFDDFDPRGTSSSKLAAGSSNQVDPFVPNLIDDLFDGPAPVPMEKSAVSTDSTDVDLFADATFVSAPTKVTHESSPQAQQQVDLFASQPAITPAASPTVDIFAAGDPVVQPHIKGQVDLFASQPAITPAASPTVDLFSTTDPVVQPAMAANVEPVNASIVDPFAAVPLNNFDGSDIFGSKQNPMNDGNLNKMSTKSSQDSKAPQKKDAFQVKSGIWADSLNRGIIDLNISAPKKVSLADVGIVCGLSDVDERVKGPPTSFYMGRAMGTGSGLGKTGFASTPSTDEDGLFSSLGNHQQYQFGSFKK; the protein is encoded by the exons ATGGATTTCATGAAGGTCTTTGATCAGACGGTTCGCGAAAT AAAGAGGGAGGTTAATCTAAAGGTATTGAAGGTTCCGGAGATCGAGCAGAAG GTACTGGATGCTACAGATAATGAACCATGGGGTCCTCATGGGACTGCATTGGCAGAAATAGCACAGGCCACAAAGAAATT CTCTGAATTCCAGATGGTTATGAATGTGCTCTGGACAAGATTGGGTGAGACTGGAAAAGACTGGCGTTATGTTTACAAG GCattgactgttattgaatatCTGATTTCTCACGGATCTGAACGTGCAGTTGATGACATAATAGAACACACTTTCCAGATCTCT TCCCTCACAAGTTTTGAATATGTTGAGCCGAGTGGGAAAGATATGGGAATCAATGTCCGAAAGAAAGCAGAAACTATAGTGGGCCTTTTGAGtaataaagaaaaaatacaaGAAGCTAGGAACAAAGCAGCTGCAAACCGCGACAA AAGTGGTGGCTTCAATGGTGGTGGGGATAAGTATGGAGGCATAAGTAGCAGAAGAGAAAGTGACAGCTATAGAGACAGTTATAAAGAAAGCGATCCATATGGGGAAGAAAAGTTTGATACAGATACCTACGTCAAATCGCATCGAGGGACTGCATGTGAGATCCAAGGGAATTCCTCTAAGGAGTCTAGGCATCATGGCAG CAAGGATTCAAAGAAAAAATTCTCTTCAGAGTTGAATGATTCCAATAAATATAGCCAAAGCACCAGCACCCCTTCAAATAATTTTGATGATGACTTTGATGATTTTGATCCCCGGGGAACGTCCAGTTCCA AACTAGCAGCTGGAAGTTCTAATCAAGTGGACCCGTTCGTACCAAATTTGATTGATGACCTCTTTGACGGACCAGCACCAGTCCCTATGGAAAAATCTGCCGTGAGTACTGATTCAACAGATGTTGATCTATTTGCTGATGCAACTTTTGTGTCAGCACCGACCAAGGTGACTCATGAATCAAGTCCTCAGGCACAG CAACAAGTTGATCTATTTGCTTCCCAGCCTGCCATTACTCCTGCAGCCTCTCCAACTGTTGACATATTTGCTGCCGGTGATCCAGTTGTGCAACCACACATAAAG GGACAGGTTGATTTATTCGCTTCTCAGCCTGCCATTACTCCTGCAGCATCTCCAACTGTTGACCTCTTTTCCACCACTGATCCAGTTGTGCAACCAGCCATGGCAGCAAACGTTGAGCCAGTAAATGCTAGCATTGTTGATCCATTTGCTGCTGTTCCGCTGAACAATTTTGATGGGTCTGACATTTTTGGTTCAAAACAAAACCCCATGAATGATGGAAACCTTAATAAAATGAGTACAAAGTCATCACAAGACTCTAAAGCTCCTCAAAAGAAGGATGCTTTTCAGGTGAAGTCTGGAATTTGGGCTGATTCACTGAACCGTGGAATAATTGATCTTAACATATCTGCTC CCAAGAAGGTTTCACTGGCAGATGTTGGAATAGTCTGCGGATTAAGTGATGTGGATGAAAGAGTGAAAGGGCCTCCAACTTCATTTTATATGGGGAGAGCAATGGGAACTGGCTCTGGTCTTGGTAAAACTGGGTTCGCATCTACACCATCAACTGATGAAGATGGTCTATTCTCAAGCCTTGGCAACCACCAACAGTATCAATTCGGTAGCTTTAAAAAGTAA